A section of the Phaseolus vulgaris cultivar G19833 chromosome 8, P. vulgaris v2.0, whole genome shotgun sequence genome encodes:
- the LOC137827194 gene encoding pentatricopeptide repeat-containing protein At5g01110, with translation MTFQNFKFVEVTLSFEVLVCALLFFPFASMAKTVLAQKVLARILRPSVLVVLQCHRNFIHAGTNPTFHDLVRTRNLPEAQALLLRMIRKSGVSRPQLIDSLLPPSSSSHTNAIVFDLLIRTYVQARKLREGSEAFRLLRQRGFAVSINASNALLGALVKVGWVDLAWTVYEDVVASGTTVNAFTLNIMVNAFCKEGRFDEVKVFLSQMEGKGVFSDVVTYNTLINAHCRQGNVFEAFELLNSMRGVGLKPGVFTYNAIINGLCKKGDYERARSVLDEMLGSRLSPDAATYNPLLVESCRKDDISEAEKVFDEMLRCGVVPDLISFGSVIGVFSRNGCFDKALEYFRKMKDAGLVADTVIYTILIDGYCRNGNVAEALNVRNEMVARGCAMDVVTYNTLLNGLCKGKMVGDADELFKEMVERGVFPDYYTLTTLIHGYCKDGNMSRALDLFETMTQRSLKPDVVTYNTLMDGFCKIGEMERAKELWCDMVSRGILPNHVSFSILINGFCSLGIMSEAFRVWDEMIEKGIKPTLVTCNTVIKGYLRTGNMSKANDFFNNMILEGVSPDCITYNTLINGFVKEESFDRAFVLLNNMEEHGLLPDVITYNAILSGYCRQGRMREAEMVLRKMIDSGISPDRSTYTSLINGHVSLDNLKEAFRFHDEMLQRGFVPDDKF, from the coding sequence ATGACATTTCaaaactttaaatttgttgAAGTAACATTGTCCTTTGAAGTGTTGGTGTGTGCGTTGTTGTTCTTTCCATTTGCATCAATGGCAAAGACAGTGTTGGCACAGAAGGTACTCGCGCGCATTCTGAGACCTTCAGTGTTGGTAGTTCTTCAATGTCATCGCAACTTCATCCACGCGGGTACCAATCCCACGTTCCACGACCTCGTTCGCACCCGGAACCTTCCAGAAGCTCAGGCTCTGCTCCTCCGAATGATCAGAAAAAGCGGCGTTTCACGACCCCAGCTCATCGATTCCCTTCTgcccccttcttcttcctctcacACAAACGCCATCGTTTTCGATTTACTCATAAGGACCTACGTCCAGGCACGGAAGCTTCGAGAAGGTTCCGAAGCCTTCCGCTTACTGAGGCAGCGCGGCTTCGCCGTCTCCATCAACGCCTCCAACGCTCTACTGGGCGCGTTGGTCAAAGTGGGATGGGTCGATTTGGCGTGGACGGTGTACGAGGATGTTGTCGCAAGTGGCACAACGGTTAATGCCTTCACTCTCAACATCATGGTCAATGCTTTTTGTAAAGAGGGTAGGTTCGACGAGGTTAAGGTTTTCTTGTCCCAAATGGAGGGTAAAGGTGTTTTCTCTGATGTTGTCACGTATAATACTCTCATCAACGCGCATTGTCGTCAGGGGAATGTGTTTGAGGCTTTCGAGTTGTTGAACTCAATGCGGGGTGTGGGGTTGAAGCCTGGGGTTTTTACTTATAATGCTATTATCAATGGTTTGTGTAAGAAAGGGGATTATGAGAGAGCGAGGAGTGTTTTGGATGAGATGTTGGGGTCGAGGTTGAGTCCTGATGCTGCCACGTATAATCCCTTGCTTGTGGAAAGTTGTAGGAAGGATGATATTAGCGAGGCTGAGAAGGTATTTGATGAAATGTTGAGGTGTGGGGTTGTTCCTGATTTGATTAGTTTTGGTTCTGTGATTGGGGTGTTCTCTAGAAATGGGTGTTTTGATAAGGCTTTGGAGTACTTTAGGAAGATGAAGGATGCTGGGTTGGTTGCTGATACTGTGATTTATACTATTCTTATTGATGGATATTGCAGAAATGGCAATGTGGCTGAGGCGTTGAACGTGCGGAACGAGATGGTTGCGCGGGGTTGTGCGATGGATGTGGTTACTTATAATACTCTGTTGAATGGGTTGTGCAAGGGGAAGATGGTCGGTGATGCTGATGAGTTGTTTAAGGAGATGGTGGAGAGGGGAGTTTTTCCGGATTACTACACTCTCACCACTCTCATTCATGGATATTGTAAGGATGGGAACATGAGTAGGGCGCTTGATTTGTTTGAGACGATGACTCAAAGGAGCCTTAAGCCGGATGTTGTGACCTATAATACGTTGATGGATGGTTTTTGCAAGATTGGTGAAATGGAGAGGGCTAAGGAGTTGTGGTGTGATATGGTGAGTAGGGGGATATTGCCCAACCATGTGTCGTTTAGCATTTTGATAAATGGGTTTTGCAGTTTAGGAATTATGAGTGAGGCATTCAGGGTGTGGGATGAAATGATAGAAAAAGGTATTAAGCCCACTCTGGTTACTTGCAACACTGTTATTAAGGGTTATTTGCGAACTGGCAATATGTCAAAGGCGAATGATTTCTTCAACAATATGATTTTAGAAGGAGTTTCTCCTGATTGCATTACATATAATACTCTTATAAATGGTTTTGTAAAGGAAGAGAGCTTTGACAGAGCTTTTGTCTTGCTTAATAACATGGAAGAACATGGGCTACTACCTGATGTTATCACATATAATGCAATTCTTAGTGGATATTGTAGGCAAGGCAGAATGCGGGAGGCTGAGATGGTATTACGCAAGATGATTGACAGTGGTATAAGTCCCGATAGATCAACTTACACATCATTGATAAATGGGCATGTGTCTCTAGACAATCTGAAAGAGGCATTCCGTTTCCACGATGAAATGCTGCAAAGGGGTTTTGTGCCAGATGACAAATTCTAA
- the LOC137827195 gene encoding homeobox-DDT domain protein RLT2 isoform X1, with translation MEESSELQSEENKVSNEKNKKRKLKTPAQLTALEKFYNEHKYPTEEMKLELAEELGLTEKQISGWFCHRRLKDKRLMKDEAVANGRQDRSSGVIQDRGSGLGQDSCGSSKHADYRYLDPKEVESHGFYNHEISVADMTQRRRNRYPENVSGVDDTSSESSSFLQGRAFAQGQDPYDMEPSRHLTPNGALPPLNPKGAVNMGYKPSGYLKVKGEIEHAAITAVKKQLGRHYEEDGPLLGIEFDQLPPGAFECQTEDPANEPFCVANPPLLNSPEISAAKKPNLSSRYDSHYTKFNSQDLHMGADFGSLHESDFQDKQEKKALKNIKHRQPFYGYTTHVSGRTPFPDLYEDSTGEASGYNSAKNHRMSYKHGVEGMRSDSASNHSDHFEEKLAVKPKDLMLHGYDKINTKRIQRSGHVKSKPSSSIRNSRVHMDTEERGLSARMGKQEMFKVDQKAKNTYRDVDGAGRLSNEIMLAKRAKVDMLQQYHVKPSPVAEMEQRKIQRSAAEMMPSSFSEDETAETSSSLDY, from the exons ATGGAAG AATCAAGTGAACTGCAATCAGAAGAAAATAAAGTCTCCaatgagaaaaataagaaaagaaagctGAAAACACCAGCCCAGCTTACGGCCTTGGAGAAATTTTATAATG AGCACAAGTACCCCACAGAGGAAATGAAATTAGAACTTGCTGAGGAGTTAGGACTGACAGAAAAGCAAATATCTGGATGGTTCTGCCACAGAAGGCTAAAGGATAAAAGATTGATGAAAGACGAAGCTGTGGCTAATGGACGACAAGATCGTTCAAGTGGTGTCATCCAGGATCGCGGCAGTGGACTTGGGCAAGATTCTTGTGGAAGCAGTAAACATGCTGATTACAGATATCTGGATCCTAAGGAGGTTGAGAGCCATGGCTTCTACAATCACGAAATATCCGTTGCTGACATGACCCAGAGACGTAGGAACCGTTATCCTGAAAATGTTAGTGGAGTGGATGACACATCATCTGAGAGCAGCTCCTTTTTGCAAGGAAGGGCGTTTGCTCAAGGTCAGGATCCATATGATATGGAACCTTCTAGACATCTTACTCCTAACGGAGCTCTTCCACCCCTAAATCCCAAAGGTGCAGTTAACATGGGATACAAGCCATCAGGATATTTGAAAGTGAAGGGTGAGATAGAACATGCCGCTATAACTGCTGTTAAGAAGCAATTAGGAAGGCATTACGAGGAAGATGGTCCACTTCTTGGTATAGAATTTGATCAGCTTCCTCCTGGGGCCTTTGAGTGCCAAACTGAAGATCCAGCTAATG AACCATTCTGTGTAGCAAATCCTCCGCTTCTGAATTCTCCAGAAATCTCTGCTGCAAAAAAACCCAATCTTAGCTCT AGATATGATTCGCATTATACTAAATTTAATTCCCAAGATTTGCATATGGGAGCTGACTTTGGCTCCTTGCATGAATCTGATTTCCAGgataaacaagaaaagaaagccCTTAAGAATATAAAACACAGGCAACCTTTTTACGGTTATACCACTCATGTTTCTGGAAGGACCCCTTTCCCAGATTTGTATGAAGACTCTACTGGAGAAGCATCTGGCTATAACAGTGCTAAGAATCATAGAATGAGCTATAAGCATGGGGTTGAGGGGATGCGATCTGATTCTGCTTCTAACCATAGTGATCACTTTGAAGAGAAGCTTGCGGTTAAGCCAAAAGACTTGATGCTGCATGGTTATGATAAGATCAATACAAAGAGAATACAAAGGAGTGGACATGTAAAATCTAAACCTTCTAGTTCAATTCGTAATTCCCGTGTTCACATGGATACTGAAGAAAGGGGATTATCTGCTAGGATGGGAAAG CAAGAGATGTTTAAGGTGGACCAGAAAGCAAAAAATACGTACCGCGATGTAGATGGAGCAGGGAGGCTTTCAAATGAAATCATG CTTGCAAAGCGAGCTAAAGTTGACATGCTTCAACAATACCATGTGAAACCGTCACCTGTTGCTGAGATGGAGCAAAGGAAAATTCAGAG ATCTGCTGCAGAGATGATGCCTTCTAGCTTTAGTGAGGATGAAACTGCTGAAACCAGTTCCTCGCTAGATTATTAA
- the LOC137827195 gene encoding uncharacterized protein isoform X2 → MEESSELQSEENKVSNEKNKKRKLKTPAQLTALEKFYNEHKYPTEEMKLELAEELGLTEKQISGWFCHRRLKDKRLMKDEAVANGRQDRSSGVIQDRGSGLGQDSCGSSKHADYRYLDPKEVESHGFYNHEISVADMTQRRRNRYPENVSGVDDTSSESSSFLQGRAFAQGQDPYDMEPSRHLTPNGALPPLNPKGAVNMGYKPSGYLKVKGEIEHAAITAVKKQLGRHYEEDGPLLGIEFDQLPPGAFECQTEDPANEPFCVANPPLLNSPEISAAKKPNLSSDKQEKKALKNIKHRQPFYGYTTHVSGRTPFPDLYEDSTGEASGYNSAKNHRMSYKHGVEGMRSDSASNHSDHFEEKLAVKPKDLMLHGYDKINTKRIQRSGHVKSKPSSSIRNSRVHMDTEERGLSARMGKQEMFKVDQKAKNTYRDVDGAGRLSNEIMLAKRAKVDMLQQYHVKPSPVAEMEQRKIQRSAAEMMPSSFSEDETAETSSSLDY, encoded by the exons ATGGAAG AATCAAGTGAACTGCAATCAGAAGAAAATAAAGTCTCCaatgagaaaaataagaaaagaaagctGAAAACACCAGCCCAGCTTACGGCCTTGGAGAAATTTTATAATG AGCACAAGTACCCCACAGAGGAAATGAAATTAGAACTTGCTGAGGAGTTAGGACTGACAGAAAAGCAAATATCTGGATGGTTCTGCCACAGAAGGCTAAAGGATAAAAGATTGATGAAAGACGAAGCTGTGGCTAATGGACGACAAGATCGTTCAAGTGGTGTCATCCAGGATCGCGGCAGTGGACTTGGGCAAGATTCTTGTGGAAGCAGTAAACATGCTGATTACAGATATCTGGATCCTAAGGAGGTTGAGAGCCATGGCTTCTACAATCACGAAATATCCGTTGCTGACATGACCCAGAGACGTAGGAACCGTTATCCTGAAAATGTTAGTGGAGTGGATGACACATCATCTGAGAGCAGCTCCTTTTTGCAAGGAAGGGCGTTTGCTCAAGGTCAGGATCCATATGATATGGAACCTTCTAGACATCTTACTCCTAACGGAGCTCTTCCACCCCTAAATCCCAAAGGTGCAGTTAACATGGGATACAAGCCATCAGGATATTTGAAAGTGAAGGGTGAGATAGAACATGCCGCTATAACTGCTGTTAAGAAGCAATTAGGAAGGCATTACGAGGAAGATGGTCCACTTCTTGGTATAGAATTTGATCAGCTTCCTCCTGGGGCCTTTGAGTGCCAAACTGAAGATCCAGCTAATG AACCATTCTGTGTAGCAAATCCTCCGCTTCTGAATTCTCCAGAAATCTCTGCTGCAAAAAAACCCAATCTTAGCTCT gataaacaagaaaagaaagccCTTAAGAATATAAAACACAGGCAACCTTTTTACGGTTATACCACTCATGTTTCTGGAAGGACCCCTTTCCCAGATTTGTATGAAGACTCTACTGGAGAAGCATCTGGCTATAACAGTGCTAAGAATCATAGAATGAGCTATAAGCATGGGGTTGAGGGGATGCGATCTGATTCTGCTTCTAACCATAGTGATCACTTTGAAGAGAAGCTTGCGGTTAAGCCAAAAGACTTGATGCTGCATGGTTATGATAAGATCAATACAAAGAGAATACAAAGGAGTGGACATGTAAAATCTAAACCTTCTAGTTCAATTCGTAATTCCCGTGTTCACATGGATACTGAAGAAAGGGGATTATCTGCTAGGATGGGAAAG CAAGAGATGTTTAAGGTGGACCAGAAAGCAAAAAATACGTACCGCGATGTAGATGGAGCAGGGAGGCTTTCAAATGAAATCATG CTTGCAAAGCGAGCTAAAGTTGACATGCTTCAACAATACCATGTGAAACCGTCACCTGTTGCTGAGATGGAGCAAAGGAAAATTCAGAG ATCTGCTGCAGAGATGATGCCTTCTAGCTTTAGTGAGGATGAAACTGCTGAAACCAGTTCCTCGCTAGATTATTAA
- the LOC137827196 gene encoding uncharacterized protein → MGNVMKTPCFHRSNNCSSKKSVKLVFWEGGTSRSLKGKHIAGEIMFEFPEMMVCHADSFFIGHPIPALSIDDQLMPGQTYFVLPIDRFACNTLSVASISAFGSCPNKSPIKFGACPFQYLKDSDGRMVIKVTPEFITRLINGGDKENIGSPSSFLCSTPELQKHYEQLVKSKDQVWSPKLETISEYRIRFSPCRFIEWKEKEKPAEFFTR, encoded by the coding sequence ATGGGAAATGTAATGAAGACTCCATGCTTTCACCGCAGCAACAACTGTTCATCAAAAAAGTCTGTGAAACTCGTATTCTGGGAAGGAGGCACATCAAGATCCCTGAAGGGGAAACACATAGCTGGTGAGATCATGTTCGAGTTTCCTGAAATGATGGTGTGCCATGCAGACTCTTTCTTCATTGGACACCCTATCCCTGCTCTCTCCATAGACGATCAACTCATGCCAGGCCAAACCTACTTCGTTCTCCCCATCGATCGTTTTGCATGCAACACCCTCTCAGTGGCCTCCATATCAGCCTTTGGATCTTGCCCTAACAAATCCCCGATCAAGTTTGGGGCGTGCCCTTTTCAGTACTTGAAGGATTCTGATGGAAGAATGGTTATCAAGGTCACGCCCGAGTTCATCACTCGCCTCATTAATGGTGGAGACAAAGAGAATATTGGTAGCCCCTCCAGCTTCCTCTGCAGCACTCCTGAGCTGCAAAAGCACTATGAACAGCTTGTGAAGTCTAAGGATCAGGTCTGGTCTCCTAAGCTTGAAACCATTTCCGAATACAGGATTAGGTTTTCGCCATGCAGATTCATTGAgtggaaagaaaaagaaaagcctGCTGAATTTTTTACTAGATAG